A genomic window from Nocardioides sp. BP30 includes:
- a CDS encoding amino acid permease, giving the protein MTDATTPARSDQPDQLDEQAGYHQSLGRRQVQMIAIGGAIGTGLFLGSAARLNSTGPALLLSYAAVGVIAYFLMRALGELVLHRATSGAFVSYMREFYGELGAYVTGWMYWLNWALTGIADLSAVGLYVKHFDKSMPSWVTVLIALAVVLVVNLLSAKAFGEFEFWASLLKVGAIVAFLLVALVVVVGGLHIGDHQAGFQNLWNNPGGFWPASGDFHWYGPILIMSSVVFAYAAIEMVAVAAGEMEDPRREVPRAVHSVVFRIGVFYVGSILLLVAMLPTSDYQSGTSPFVTVFDRLGFGAIGDVVQAILIIAAMSSLNSGLYSTGRVLRSLGGAKQAPGFTLRMSASGVPYAGILMTAVVYALGAILNAVAPGSAFDIALECASIGVLATWSAVFLCQLRLRQLSDRGVVPASSFQAPGSPYTSIIGLVFIGLVVVGMAISGWQESADFWHKTDFLVVVLGLPVIVVVLAVGWLYARPRVVANTGNRLGSRWTLDGPRYAEGDRAGA; this is encoded by the coding sequence ATGACGGACGCGACGACGCCCGCCCGTTCCGACCAGCCCGACCAGCTCGACGAGCAGGCGGGCTACCACCAGAGCCTGGGGCGCCGTCAGGTCCAGATGATCGCCATCGGCGGCGCGATCGGCACCGGCCTCTTCCTGGGCTCGGCCGCTCGGCTCAACAGCACCGGTCCGGCGCTGCTGCTCAGCTACGCCGCCGTGGGCGTGATCGCCTACTTCCTGATGCGGGCCCTGGGCGAGCTGGTCCTGCACCGCGCGACCTCGGGGGCCTTCGTCTCCTACATGCGGGAGTTCTACGGCGAGCTCGGCGCCTACGTCACCGGTTGGATGTACTGGCTCAACTGGGCGCTGACCGGCATCGCCGACCTCTCCGCCGTCGGCCTGTACGTGAAGCACTTCGACAAGAGCATGCCCTCGTGGGTCACCGTGCTGATCGCGCTGGCGGTGGTCCTGGTGGTCAACCTGCTCTCGGCGAAGGCGTTCGGCGAGTTCGAGTTCTGGGCCTCGCTGCTCAAGGTCGGCGCGATCGTGGCGTTCCTCCTGGTCGCCCTAGTGGTGGTCGTCGGCGGCCTGCACATCGGCGACCACCAGGCCGGCTTCCAGAACCTCTGGAACAACCCCGGCGGCTTCTGGCCGGCCAGCGGCGACTTCCACTGGTACGGCCCGATCCTCATCATGTCCAGCGTCGTCTTCGCCTACGCCGCCATCGAGATGGTCGCCGTGGCCGCCGGCGAGATGGAGGATCCGCGCCGCGAGGTGCCCCGCGCCGTGCACTCGGTGGTGTTCCGGATCGGGGTGTTCTACGTCGGGTCGATCCTGCTGCTCGTCGCGATGCTGCCGACCTCGGACTACCAGTCCGGCACCAGCCCGTTCGTCACCGTCTTCGACCGGCTGGGCTTCGGCGCGATCGGCGACGTCGTCCAGGCGATCCTCATCATCGCCGCCATGTCGAGCCTCAACTCCGGGCTCTACTCCACCGGCCGGGTGCTGCGCAGCCTCGGCGGGGCCAAGCAGGCGCCGGGCTTCACACTGCGGATGAGCGCCAGCGGCGTCCCGTACGCCGGCATCCTCATGACGGCCGTCGTCTACGCGCTGGGCGCCATCCTCAACGCCGTCGCTCCGGGCTCGGCCTTCGACATCGCGCTGGAGTGCGCCTCGATCGGCGTCCTGGCGACCTGGTCGGCGGTCTTCCTGTGCCAGCTGCGCCTGCGCCAGCTCAGCGATCGCGGGGTGGTCCCGGCGAGCTCGTTCCAGGCGCCGGGATCGCCGTACACGAGCATCATCGGCCTGGTGTTCATCGGGCTCGTCGTGGTCGGGATGGCGATCTCGGGGTGGCAGGAGTCGGCCGACTTCTGGCACAAGACCGACTTCCTGGTGGTGGTGCTCGGCCTGCCGGTCATCGTCGTGGTGCTCGCCGTCGGCTGGCTCTACGCCCGACCCCGGGTGGTCGCCAACACCGGCAACCGGTTGGGCTCGCGCTGGACCCTCGACGGCCCGAGGTACGCCGAGGGCGACCGGGCCGGCGCCTGA
- a CDS encoding dihydrofolate reductase, which translates to MSDPTRRVVLVAAVADNGVIGNGPDIPWRIPGEQAEFKELTWGHTLLMGRTTYESIGRPLPGRTTIVLSRDPDWRPASSPGSEAVQVAGDIAAALALAKDTPGDVMVAGGAQVYAAAMPHATEQVLTRVHLTPEGDVFYPAYDEGSWRESAREDREGYDRIFLIRRTATA; encoded by the coding sequence GTGTCTGATCCGACCCGGCGCGTCGTGCTGGTGGCGGCGGTGGCCGACAACGGCGTCATCGGCAACGGCCCCGACATCCCGTGGCGCATCCCCGGCGAGCAGGCCGAGTTCAAGGAGCTCACCTGGGGTCACACCCTGCTGATGGGCCGGACGACGTATGAGTCGATCGGGCGACCGCTTCCGGGCCGTACGACCATCGTGCTCAGCCGCGATCCGGACTGGCGGCCCGCGAGCAGCCCGGGATCCGAGGCGGTGCAGGTCGCCGGTGACATCGCGGCGGCGCTCGCCCTCGCGAAGGACACGCCGGGCGACGTGATGGTGGCCGGGGGCGCGCAGGTCTACGCCGCAGCGATGCCGCACGCGACCGAGCAGGTGCTGACCCGCGTCCACCTGACGCCGGAGGGCGACGTCTTCTACCCGGCCTACGACGAGGGGTCGTGGCGGGAGTCCGCACGCGAGGACCGCGAGGGCTACGACCGCATCTTCCTGATACGGCGGACGGCGACCGCGTGA
- a CDS encoding NCS2 family permease: protein MDRFFRISERGSTVRTEILGGLVTFATMAYIVALNPAILGGVKDAAGLTLDQTQLVTVTALVAGVMTIAMGLFANVPMALAAGLGVNAFVAYTLVAGRGLSWADAMGVIVIEGIVMLVLVLVGLREAIMNAIPDALKRAIGAGIGLFIALIGFVDGGIVIHPEGGGTVVALSDHFRSWNTLVFAVTLLVVAILMARRIPGALLIGIVVGTIVALIVNGAADGTPVAGASWPHKVFATPDFHLVGDARFHVFDVLGWGAAIGLILTVLMANFFDAMGTALAIGREAELVDEDGRLPQMRNVLIVESVGAVAGGAASASSNTIFVESTAGAAQGAKTGLANIVTGVLFLLAMFLSPIVGIIPSSATGPALVIVGALMISQVAGIDWQDMGVALPAFVTITLMPFTYSIANGVGAGIVTFVLIALGRGRWRDVHPLLAVVGAFFVWYFLRGVV, encoded by the coding sequence ATGGACCGCTTCTTCCGCATCAGCGAGCGTGGCAGCACCGTTCGCACCGAGATCCTCGGTGGTCTCGTCACGTTCGCGACGATGGCCTACATCGTCGCCCTGAACCCGGCCATCCTCGGCGGAGTCAAGGACGCCGCCGGGCTCACCCTCGACCAGACCCAGCTCGTCACCGTCACCGCGCTGGTCGCCGGCGTCATGACGATCGCGATGGGCCTGTTCGCCAACGTTCCCATGGCGCTGGCCGCCGGCCTGGGTGTCAACGCCTTCGTCGCCTACACCCTGGTCGCCGGCCGCGGCCTGAGCTGGGCCGACGCGATGGGCGTGATCGTGATCGAGGGCATCGTGATGCTCGTGCTGGTCCTGGTCGGGCTGCGCGAGGCGATCATGAACGCGATCCCGGACGCTCTCAAGCGTGCGATCGGGGCCGGCATCGGCCTGTTCATCGCGCTGATCGGCTTCGTCGACGGCGGCATCGTGATCCACCCCGAGGGTGGGGGCACCGTCGTCGCGCTGAGCGACCACTTCCGCAGCTGGAACACGCTGGTCTTCGCCGTCACCCTGCTGGTGGTCGCCATCTTGATGGCACGGCGCATCCCGGGTGCGCTACTGATCGGCATCGTCGTCGGCACGATCGTGGCGCTGATCGTCAACGGTGCCGCCGACGGGACCCCCGTCGCCGGGGCAAGCTGGCCACACAAGGTCTTCGCCACGCCGGACTTCCACCTCGTCGGCGACGCCCGCTTCCACGTCTTCGACGTGCTCGGGTGGGGCGCCGCGATCGGGCTGATCCTGACCGTGCTGATGGCCAACTTCTTCGACGCGATGGGCACCGCCCTGGCGATCGGCCGCGAGGCGGAGCTGGTCGACGAGGACGGGCGGCTGCCGCAGATGCGCAACGTCTTGATCGTGGAGTCCGTCGGCGCCGTCGCCGGTGGCGCGGCCTCGGCCTCGTCCAACACGATCTTCGTCGAGAGCACCGCCGGTGCCGCGCAGGGCGCCAAGACCGGCCTGGCGAACATCGTCACCGGCGTGCTGTTCCTGCTCGCGATGTTCCTCTCGCCGATCGTCGGGATCATCCCGTCCTCGGCCACCGGCCCGGCGCTGGTGATCGTCGGCGCGCTGATGATCAGCCAGGTCGCCGGCATCGACTGGCAGGACATGGGCGTCGCGCTGCCCGCCTTCGTCACCATCACGCTGATGCCGTTCACCTACTCGATCGCCAACGGCGTGGGCGCGGGGATCGTCACCTTCGTGCTGATCGCCCTGGGTCGCGGCCGGTGGCGCGACGTGCACCCGCTGCTCGCCGTCGTCGGGGCGTTCTTCGTCTGGTACTTCCTGCGCGGGGTCGTCTGA
- a CDS encoding ribonuclease J has protein sequence MSHPHPELSTPAELPEGALRVIPLGGLGEVGRNMTAFEYADRLLIVDCGVLFPEDHQPGVDLILPDWSCIRERLDAVEALVLTHGHEDHIGATPYLLRERGNIPLVGSKLTLALLGSKLREHRLKETVHHEVKEGDRLSFGPFDLEFVAVNHSIPDALAVAIRTGAGMVLHTGDFKMDQLPLDGRITDLRSFARLGEEGVDLFLTDSTNAEVPGFTTAERKITPAIEQVFRESEQRIIVACFASHVHRVQQILDAAVKHGRKVGYVGRSMVRNMQIASDLGYLHVPEGVIVDAKELAELAPERQVLISTGSQGEPMSALSRISNGTHNFVQIAPGDTVLLASSLIPGNENAVYRVINGLARLGANVVHKGNALVHVSGHASAGELLYCYNIVRPRNVLPVHGEIRHLLANGDLARAVGIDNVVIAEDGVVVDLVDGVAKVAGKVECGYVFVDGTSVGDITESELKDRRILGEEGFISVIVVVDSVSGKVSAGPEIHARGNAWDAGAFDDIKQPIVDAINRVVAEGATDTYQMQQAVRRTIGRWVSDTHRRRPMIIPVVLEA, from the coding sequence ATGAGCCACCCCCATCCCGAGCTCTCCACGCCTGCGGAGCTGCCCGAGGGCGCCCTGCGCGTGATCCCGTTGGGCGGCCTCGGCGAGGTCGGCCGCAACATGACCGCCTTCGAGTACGCCGACCGGCTGCTCATCGTCGACTGCGGCGTCCTCTTCCCCGAGGACCACCAGCCCGGCGTCGACCTGATCCTGCCGGACTGGTCCTGCATCCGGGAGCGGCTGGACGCCGTCGAGGCGCTCGTCCTCACCCACGGGCACGAGGACCACATCGGTGCCACGCCCTACCTGCTGCGCGAGCGCGGCAACATCCCGCTGGTCGGCTCCAAGCTCACCCTGGCGCTGCTCGGGTCCAAGCTGCGCGAGCATCGGCTCAAGGAGACGGTGCACCACGAGGTCAAGGAGGGCGACCGGCTCAGCTTCGGCCCCTTCGACCTGGAGTTCGTGGCGGTCAACCACTCCATCCCGGACGCGCTCGCCGTGGCCATCCGCACCGGTGCCGGCATGGTGCTGCACACCGGCGACTTCAAGATGGACCAGCTGCCGCTGGACGGGCGGATCACCGACCTGCGGTCCTTCGCGCGGCTGGGGGAGGAGGGGGTCGACCTCTTCCTGACCGACTCCACCAACGCCGAGGTGCCCGGCTTCACCACCGCCGAGCGGAAGATCACCCCGGCGATCGAGCAGGTATTCCGCGAGTCCGAGCAGCGCATCATCGTGGCCTGCTTCGCCTCGCACGTCCACCGCGTGCAACAGATCCTGGACGCGGCGGTCAAGCACGGCCGCAAGGTCGGGTACGTCGGCCGTTCGATGGTCCGCAACATGCAGATCGCCTCGGACCTGGGCTACCTGCACGTGCCCGAGGGCGTCATCGTCGACGCCAAGGAGCTGGCCGAGCTGGCCCCGGAGCGGCAGGTCCTGATCTCCACCGGCTCCCAGGGCGAGCCGATGTCGGCGCTGTCGCGGATCTCCAACGGCACGCACAACTTCGTCCAGATCGCGCCCGGCGACACCGTGCTGCTGGCCTCATCGCTGATCCCGGGCAACGAGAACGCCGTCTACCGGGTCATCAACGGCCTGGCCCGGCTCGGGGCGAACGTCGTGCACAAGGGCAACGCGCTCGTGCACGTCTCGGGTCACGCCTCGGCGGGCGAGCTGCTGTACTGCTACAACATCGTCCGCCCGCGCAACGTGCTGCCGGTCCACGGCGAGATCCGGCACCTGCTCGCCAACGGCGACCTGGCGCGCGCGGTCGGGATCGACAACGTCGTCATCGCCGAGGACGGCGTGGTGGTGGATCTCGTCGACGGAGTCGCGAAGGTCGCGGGCAAGGTCGAGTGCGGCTACGTGTTCGTCGACGGCACCTCGGTCGGCGACATCACCGAGTCGGAGCTCAAGGACCGCCGGATCCTGGGCGAGGAGGGCTTCATCTCGGTGATCGTGGTGGTCGACTCGGTCAGCGGCAAGGTCTCCGCCGGACCGGAGATCCACGCCCGTGGCAACGCCTGGGACGCCGGGGCGTTCGACGACATCAAGCAGCCCATCGTGGACGCGATCAACCGGGTCGTCGCCGAGGGTGCCACCGACACCTACCAGATGCAGCAGGCGGTACGCCGGACGATCGGGCGCTGGGTCTCCGACACGCACCGTCGCCGCCCGATGATCATCCCGGTGGTGCTCGAGGCCTGA
- a CDS encoding LLM class F420-dependent oxidoreductase, which translates to MELRIFTEPQQGATYDDLVRLAQEAERLGFAAFFRSDHYLKMGDVTGQPGPSDAWITLAGLARETTTIRLGTLVTSATFRHPGPLAVSVAGVDQMSGGRVDFGLGAGWFEQEHQAYGLPFPATGERFDRLEEQLELITGLWAAEGNYDFAGRHYQLTDSPALPKPVQRSGHRGTIPVLVGGHGKKRTPALAAAYADEFNVPFADLEATRTQFGRVAAAVADAGRSAESMTYSAAQVLCVGTDEAEIERRAAAIGRDKDELRENGLAGTPDEVIAKIKAFESAGAARLYLQVLDLSDLDHLRLVAADVMPAV; encoded by the coding sequence ATGGAGTTGCGCATCTTCACCGAGCCCCAGCAGGGCGCGACGTACGACGACCTGGTCCGCCTCGCCCAGGAGGCCGAGCGCCTCGGGTTCGCGGCGTTCTTCCGGTCCGACCACTACCTGAAGATGGGCGACGTCACCGGGCAGCCCGGGCCCTCGGACGCGTGGATCACGCTGGCCGGCCTCGCCCGCGAGACCACGACGATCCGGCTCGGCACGCTCGTCACCAGCGCCACGTTCCGGCACCCCGGCCCGCTCGCTGTGAGCGTCGCCGGCGTCGACCAGATGTCCGGAGGCCGGGTCGACTTCGGCCTCGGCGCCGGGTGGTTCGAGCAGGAGCACCAGGCCTACGGCCTCCCGTTCCCGGCGACCGGCGAGCGCTTCGACCGGCTCGAGGAGCAGCTCGAGCTGATCACCGGGCTGTGGGCCGCCGAGGGCAACTACGACTTCGCCGGCCGGCACTACCAGCTCACCGACAGCCCCGCGCTGCCCAAGCCGGTCCAGCGCAGCGGTCACCGCGGCACGATCCCGGTGCTCGTGGGCGGGCACGGCAAGAAGCGCACACCCGCGCTGGCAGCGGCGTACGCCGACGAGTTCAACGTGCCCTTCGCCGACCTGGAGGCGACCCGGACGCAGTTCGGCCGCGTCGCCGCGGCCGTCGCTGATGCCGGACGCTCCGCCGAGAGCATGACCTACAGCGCGGCCCAGGTGCTCTGCGTCGGCACCGACGAGGCCGAGATCGAGCGCCGCGCCGCGGCGATCGGCCGCGACAAGGACGAGCTGCGGGAGAACGGTCTGGCCGGCACGCCGGACGAGGTGATCGCCAAGATCAAGGCGTTCGAGTCCGCCGGCGCCGCCCGGCTCTACCTCCAGGTGCTCGACCTCTCCGACCTGGACCACCTCCGCCTGGTGGCGGCTGACGTCATGCCCGCCGTCTGA
- a CDS encoding thymidylate synthase has translation MQSYLDLLTRILDEGVEKSDRTGTGTLSVFGHQTRYDLTAGFPLLTTKKVHTRSVFGELLWFLRGDTNVKWLQERGITIWDEWADENGDLGPVYGAQWRSWPTPDGRHIDQLREVIDQIRATPDSRRLVVSAWNPADIPDMALAPCHALFQFYVSPQDDGPGRLSCQLYQRSADVFLGVPFNIASYALLTHMVAQVCGLEVGDFVHTLGDAHLYLNHLDQAREQLTRTPRSLPRLVLNPDVRAIDAFELEDISVEDYDPHPAIKAPISV, from the coding sequence GTGCAGTCCTACCTCGATCTCCTGACCCGGATCCTCGACGAGGGCGTCGAGAAGTCCGACCGCACCGGCACCGGCACCCTCAGCGTCTTCGGGCACCAGACGCGCTACGACCTCACCGCCGGTTTCCCGCTGCTGACCACGAAGAAGGTGCACACCCGCTCGGTCTTCGGCGAGCTGCTGTGGTTCCTGCGCGGAGACACCAACGTGAAGTGGCTCCAGGAGCGTGGCATCACCATCTGGGACGAGTGGGCCGACGAGAACGGCGACCTCGGTCCGGTCTACGGCGCGCAGTGGCGCTCGTGGCCGACCCCCGACGGACGCCACATCGACCAGCTGCGCGAGGTGATCGACCAGATCCGGGCCACCCCCGACTCGCGACGGCTGGTGGTCTCGGCGTGGAATCCCGCGGACATCCCGGACATGGCGCTGGCGCCCTGCCACGCGCTCTTCCAGTTCTACGTCAGCCCTCAGGACGACGGCCCGGGGCGGCTCAGCTGCCAGCTCTACCAGCGCAGCGCCGACGTGTTCCTCGGCGTACCTTTCAACATCGCCTCCTACGCCCTGCTGACCCACATGGTCGCGCAGGTCTGCGGGCTCGAGGTCGGCGACTTCGTGCACACGCTCGGCGATGCGCACCTCTACCTCAACCACCTCGACCAGGCCCGCGAGCAGCTGACGCGCACGCCGCGCTCCCTGCCGCGGCTGGTGCTCAACCCGGACGTCCGCGCGATCGACGCGTTCGAGCTCGAGGACATCAGCGTGGAGGACTACGACCCGCATCCGGCGATCAAGGCGCCGATCAGTGTCTGA
- a CDS encoding PhzF family phenazine biosynthesis protein, translating to MRSFRQVDVFSAEPLLGNPVAVVHDAEGLEDEQLAAFARWTNLSETTFLLPPTSAEADYRLRIFTPGGELPFAGHPTLGSAHAWLEAGGRPRGERIVQECGVGLVELHREQGRLAFAAPDRLRSGSVGAEDLARVADGLRIGRDEILDAEWVDNGPGWVAVLLADAAAVLSVWPDPAALGDLAVGVVGIYPEGECAIEVRAFVGGLGVDEDPVTGSLNAGIAQWLVGNGTLPAAYVASQGTALGRHGRVHVASDPDGVIWVGGDTRTTITGTVAL from the coding sequence ATGCGATCCTTCCGACAGGTCGACGTCTTCTCCGCCGAGCCGCTGCTGGGCAATCCGGTGGCCGTCGTCCACGACGCTGAGGGGCTGGAGGACGAACAGCTGGCGGCGTTCGCACGCTGGACGAACCTGTCCGAGACGACGTTCCTGCTGCCGCCGACCTCCGCCGAGGCCGACTACCGGTTGCGGATCTTCACCCCGGGCGGCGAGCTGCCGTTCGCCGGTCACCCGACGCTGGGCTCCGCGCACGCGTGGCTGGAGGCCGGCGGTCGTCCACGGGGTGAGCGAATCGTGCAGGAGTGCGGCGTCGGTCTGGTGGAGCTGCACCGCGAGCAGGGCCGACTCGCCTTCGCGGCCCCCGACCGTCTCCGCTCCGGCTCGGTCGGTGCGGAGGACCTGGCCCGCGTCGCCGACGGCTTGCGGATCGGACGCGACGAGATCCTCGACGCCGAGTGGGTCGACAACGGCCCGGGCTGGGTGGCGGTGCTGCTCGCGGACGCGGCGGCGGTGCTCTCGGTGTGGCCCGACCCCGCCGCGCTCGGTGACCTGGCCGTCGGCGTCGTCGGGATCTACCCGGAGGGGGAGTGCGCCATCGAGGTGCGCGCGTTCGTCGGCGGCCTCGGCGTCGACGAGGATCCGGTGACCGGCTCGCTGAACGCCGGCATCGCGCAGTGGCTGGTCGGCAACGGGACGCTGCCGGCGGCGTACGTCGCGAGCCAGGGCACGGCGCTGGGGCGTCACGGGCGGGTGCACGTCGCCAGCGACCCCGACGGCGTCATCTGGGTGGGCGGCGACACGCGGACGACCATCACCGGCACCGTCGCCCTCTGA
- a CDS encoding calcium:proton antiporter, translated as MSALLRRLDLLLTRLRWTISVPVVAALELLLAWGSHPHGLVVAIIAVLLIGAVLASVHHAEVVAHQVGEPLGSLLLAVSVTVIEVGLIVTLMAGGGSGTDSLARDTVFSAVMICLNGIAGGAFLIGAVRHRLAVFNPEGTGAALATVSTIAVLCLVLPRFTTSHPGPIFTGAQLTFAGLASLLVYVLFVLTQTGRYRDFFLPVAADGTVRDADQDGHADPPGIRSAVISAATLVLALVAVVGLAKVESGAIKDGVHALGLPDTVVGVVIALLVLLPESIAAFRHALGDRVQISLNLAYGSAMASIGLTIPAIAVASIWIDGDLVLGLDPTQIVLLAISLVVGTLTVVPGRAKTLHGGLHVVLLAAFVFLSASP; from the coding sequence GTGAGCGCACTGCTCCGCCGTCTCGACCTGCTGCTGACCCGGCTGCGGTGGACGATCAGCGTCCCGGTCGTCGCGGCCCTCGAGCTGCTCCTCGCCTGGGGCAGCCATCCCCACGGGCTGGTCGTCGCGATCATCGCCGTACTCCTCATCGGAGCGGTGCTCGCCTCGGTGCACCACGCCGAGGTGGTGGCCCACCAGGTCGGCGAACCGCTCGGCTCGCTCCTGCTCGCCGTGTCGGTGACGGTGATCGAGGTCGGACTGATCGTGACGCTGATGGCCGGCGGCGGTTCCGGCACCGACTCGCTGGCGCGGGACACGGTGTTCTCCGCGGTGATGATCTGCCTCAACGGCATCGCCGGCGGTGCGTTCCTGATCGGGGCGGTGCGCCACCGGCTCGCGGTGTTCAATCCCGAGGGGACCGGCGCCGCGCTCGCCACCGTCAGCACCATCGCCGTGCTGTGCCTGGTGCTGCCGAGGTTCACCACCTCCCACCCGGGCCCGATCTTCACCGGTGCGCAGCTGACCTTCGCCGGCCTGGCCTCGCTGCTGGTCTACGTGCTCTTCGTGCTCACCCAGACCGGCCGCTACCGCGACTTCTTCCTGCCGGTCGCCGCCGACGGCACGGTGCGCGACGCGGACCAGGACGGCCATGCCGATCCGCCGGGCATCCGGTCGGCGGTGATCAGTGCGGCGACCCTGGTGCTGGCGCTGGTCGCGGTGGTCGGGCTGGCCAAGGTCGAGTCCGGAGCCATCAAGGACGGTGTGCACGCGCTCGGCCTGCCCGACACGGTCGTCGGGGTGGTGATCGCGCTGCTCGTGCTGCTGCCGGAGAGCATCGCCGCCTTCCGGCACGCACTCGGCGACCGGGTGCAGATCAGCCTGAACCTGGCCTACGGCTCCGCGATGGCCTCGATCGGGCTGACCATCCCGGCGATCGCGGTGGCCTCGATCTGGATCGACGGCGACCTCGTCCTGGGACTGGACCCGACCCAGATCGTGCTGCTGGCGATCTCGCTGGTGGTCGGCACGCTCACCGTCGTCCCCGGACGGGCCAAGACCCTGCACGGTGGCCTGCACGTCGTACTGCTCGCGGCCTTCGTCTTCCTCTCCGCCAGTCCGTAG
- the dapA gene encoding 4-hydroxy-tetrahydrodipicolinate synthase, which produces MTTAAPFGTVLTAMVTVYRQDGSVDLEQTQKVARHLVDHGHDGLVVSGTTGESATTTVAEDAETLAAVKDAVGDRAKIVAGVGTNDTRTTVELARQAEKVGADGLLLVTPYYNKPGQRGIAQHFGQVAAATGVPIMLYDVPGRTGSTISYDVYREAIGWDTVLAVKEATGDLARGTKLIDLGYALYSGDDALNLAWLAHGAVGVVSVAGHVAGDLLRAMVDAMAAGDVATARKTYARMLPAIDAIMGVPNYGATTAKAALELTGVIDNRSVRSPLVALDEDEVEALRAGLVAAGLL; this is translated from the coding sequence ATGACCACCGCCGCTCCGTTCGGGACCGTCCTGACCGCCATGGTCACCGTCTATCGGCAGGACGGATCGGTCGACCTCGAGCAGACCCAGAAGGTGGCGCGGCACCTCGTCGACCACGGTCACGACGGTCTGGTGGTCTCCGGGACGACGGGCGAGTCGGCCACGACGACCGTCGCGGAGGACGCCGAGACCCTGGCCGCGGTCAAAGACGCCGTCGGCGATCGGGCCAAGATCGTGGCAGGGGTCGGCACCAACGACACCCGGACCACCGTCGAGCTGGCCCGTCAGGCCGAGAAGGTCGGGGCCGACGGCCTGCTGCTCGTCACGCCCTACTACAACAAGCCCGGCCAGCGTGGCATCGCGCAGCACTTCGGCCAGGTCGCCGCTGCGACCGGCGTGCCGATCATGCTCTACGACGTGCCCGGTCGCACCGGCTCGACGATCTCCTACGACGTCTACCGCGAGGCGATCGGCTGGGACACGGTCCTCGCCGTCAAGGAGGCGACCGGCGACCTGGCGCGGGGCACGAAGCTGATCGACCTCGGCTACGCGCTCTACTCCGGCGACGACGCCCTCAACCTGGCCTGGCTCGCGCACGGCGCTGTCGGCGTCGTCAGCGTCGCCGGGCACGTGGCCGGTGACCTGCTACGCGCCATGGTCGACGCGATGGCGGCCGGCGACGTGGCCACGGCCCGCAAGACGTATGCGCGGATGCTCCCCGCGATCGACGCCATCATGGGCGTCCCTAACTACGGAGCGACCACAGCGAAGGCAGCCCTCGAGCTCACCGGCGTGATCGACAACCGCTCCGTCCGCTCGCCCCTGGTGGCGCTGGACGAGGACGAGGTCGAGGCACTCCGCGCGGGTCTGGTGGCGGCTGGCCTTCTTTGA